One window from the genome of Mycolicibacterium gadium encodes:
- a CDS encoding TolB-like translocation protein → MNQILRRASVVAATAAVVVGCSSTEPAAHPGEPAPSAPATSTQTPLAATMAAYNEEAPIQDVPWSEVGPGWMLAMWNAATPTNAGDEFEPGDPTPYNSETTLYLVNPEGGRYAITTFEAPGESGSLPTLVDWSGDGTRALFSRTGDDLTVMQVDLRTGERTSFRVEDGFAVTPRYSLPEGKAVLLLESRTTEGPASLTRVDLSGKQQLTYPVDKLGSEFNESFLSTPDGTELMLGTDRGLTRMGNDGTPGKELPVPDASYCLPMRWWDADVALTRCNGPDFSYSRLWLVPLDGTAPTPLTAKNDGTQGPDMADLNAWQVPEGTFVQAAGGCGFVYLATLNADGTTTPVSVPDVDDNHSVRVLGVKDGNLQLQATLSCGSGETLVDYDPEAGTSTVLLGGDTNGGGVLDALAYPARP, encoded by the coding sequence ATGAATCAGATCTTGCGTCGAGCCTCTGTCGTCGCGGCGACAGCGGCGGTGGTGGTCGGATGCTCGTCGACGGAGCCGGCCGCGCACCCCGGCGAACCCGCGCCGTCGGCGCCAGCCACCTCAACACAGACGCCCCTTGCCGCAACGATGGCCGCATACAACGAGGAAGCGCCCATCCAGGACGTACCTTGGTCGGAGGTCGGCCCCGGCTGGATGCTCGCGATGTGGAACGCCGCCACCCCGACGAACGCCGGAGACGAATTCGAGCCGGGCGATCCGACGCCCTACAACTCGGAGACGACGCTGTACCTCGTCAACCCTGAGGGGGGCCGCTACGCGATCACCACATTCGAGGCGCCCGGCGAATCCGGTTCACTACCCACCCTTGTCGACTGGTCGGGCGACGGGACTCGAGCACTGTTCTCCCGCACCGGCGACGACCTGACCGTCATGCAGGTCGACCTGCGCACCGGTGAGCGGACGTCGTTCCGGGTCGAGGACGGCTTCGCGGTGACCCCGCGCTACTCGCTGCCCGAAGGCAAAGCGGTGTTGTTGCTCGAATCGCGGACCACCGAAGGCCCGGCATCCCTGACGCGGGTCGATCTCTCCGGTAAGCAGCAGCTGACGTACCCGGTGGACAAGCTCGGGAGCGAGTTCAACGAGTCGTTCCTCTCCACACCCGACGGCACGGAACTGATGCTCGGCACCGATCGGGGCCTGACGCGGATGGGCAACGACGGAACGCCGGGCAAGGAGCTGCCGGTGCCGGACGCCAGCTATTGCCTACCGATGCGGTGGTGGGACGCAGATGTGGCCCTGACCCGTTGCAACGGACCGGATTTCAGCTATTCGCGGCTGTGGCTTGTTCCCCTCGACGGCACGGCGCCGACGCCTCTGACGGCGAAGAACGACGGAACGCAGGGCCCCGACATGGCCGACCTCAACGCGTGGCAGGTGCCGGAAGGCACGTTCGTACAGGCAGCGGGCGGATGCGGCTTCGTGTATCTCGCGACGCTCAACGCGGACGGTACGACGACGCCGGTGTCGGTTCCGGACGTGGACGACAACCACAGCGTGCGCGTGCTCGGCGTCAAGGACGGCAACCTTCAGTTGCAGGCGACCCTGTCGTGCGGCAGCGGCGAGACGCTCGTCGACTACGACCCGGAGGCGGGAACGTCGACGGTTCTGCTCGGGGGTGACACCAACGGCGGTGGCGTCCTCGACGCCTTGGCCTACCCGGCGCGGCCCTAG
- a CDS encoding DUF4344 domain-containing metallopeptidase has translation MRSRILPLLAAGLIVAGCGSATTDEANAPETPAAADTSVKGKVDENGAPEAPPADGAGGTMIVTYEDADTPEALNGKKIQQANRMLEDLADDINQTLVLPNDITLRGAQCGVPNAYWSESENAITMCYEDTDWSMAVFTNAGDADPLQSALGSEYTTFYHETGHMAISIYDLPVTGREEDVADQAAAYLLLTPGDDGTVDPESVQSVKDFARAFAALAEVQTEFTAEDMADEHSLNLQRVYNMDCWIYGSDPEANGDLVGNGQLPEDRAAGCPAEWEQLDQAWSTLLEPHWK, from the coding sequence ATGCGCAGTCGAATTCTGCCGCTGTTGGCGGCTGGCTTGATCGTGGCCGGATGCGGCAGTGCGACGACCGATGAGGCCAACGCTCCTGAAACTCCGGCAGCCGCGGACACGTCGGTGAAGGGAAAGGTCGACGAGAACGGTGCCCCGGAGGCGCCACCCGCAGACGGCGCCGGCGGAACGATGATTGTCACCTACGAAGACGCCGACACGCCCGAGGCGCTGAACGGGAAGAAGATTCAGCAGGCAAACCGGATGCTCGAAGACCTCGCCGACGACATAAACCAGACGCTCGTGCTGCCCAACGACATCACGCTGCGCGGGGCGCAATGCGGTGTCCCGAACGCATATTGGAGCGAGAGCGAGAACGCCATCACCATGTGTTACGAGGACACCGACTGGTCCATGGCGGTTTTCACGAACGCGGGCGACGCCGATCCGCTTCAGTCGGCGCTTGGCTCCGAGTACACGACGTTCTATCACGAGACCGGCCACATGGCGATCAGCATCTATGACCTGCCGGTCACCGGGCGCGAGGAGGACGTCGCCGATCAGGCCGCCGCCTACTTGCTCTTGACGCCAGGGGACGACGGAACGGTCGATCCGGAGTCGGTGCAGTCCGTGAAGGACTTCGCACGCGCGTTCGCCGCACTGGCAGAAGTCCAAACCGAGTTCACTGCCGAAGACATGGCCGACGAACACTCGTTGAATCTGCAGCGGGTGTACAACATGGACTGCTGGATCTACGGATCCGATCCCGAAGCCAACGGCGATTTGGTCGGCAACGGACAACTTCCCGAGGATCGCGCAGCGGGGTGCCCGGCCGAGTGGGAGCAGCTCGACCAAGCCTGGTCGACGTTGCTGGAACCCCACTGGAAATAG